Proteins found in one Pseudorasbora parva isolate DD20220531a chromosome 11, ASM2467924v1, whole genome shotgun sequence genomic segment:
- the eif4ebp3l gene encoding eukaryotic translation initiation factor 4E-binding protein 3-like has protein sequence MSSANTQQSKSCPIPTRVLHLKDWSQLPDCYSQTPGGTLFSTTPGGTRIIYDRKFLLDCRNSPIARTPPCCLPQIPGVTIPSHHPMSKLQELKEELEEEKDLAADDNQFEMDI, from the exons ATGTCGTCCGCCAACACGCAGCAGAGCAAGAGCTGCCCCATTCCCACGCGCGTGCTGCACCTCAAAGACTGGTCTCAGCTCCCAGACTGCTACAGTCAGACCCCTGGAGGAACACTGTTCTCCACCACACCAGGGG GAACTCGGATAATTTATGACAGAAAGTTCCTCCTGGACTGTAGGAACTCTCCCATTGCCCGGACTCCACCCTGTTGTTTGCCTCAGATTCCTGGAGTGACCATTCCTTCACACCATCCAATGTCCAAACTACAGGAACTCAAAGAGGAGTTGGAGGAGGAGAAGGATCTGGCAG ctgATGACAACCAGTTTGAGATGGACATTTGA
- the nme5 gene encoding nucleoside diphosphate kinase homolog 5, which yields MDSDSPQKRMPEPRIFVERTLALIKPDAIHKTDEIEDIILQSGFTILQKRRLQLSPEQCSDFYAEHYGKLYFPHLTAFMSSGPVVALALARHQAIATWKAIMGPVSSIKARETHPDCLRARLGTCDLRNAVHGSESFSAAEKEIRFMFPNSVIEPIPMGDAAKDYLSRYVSPTLLTGLTELCKKKPLDPFTWLADWLMNNNPNKPKISDGTVVKDAA from the exons ATGGACAGCGACAGTCCTCAGAAACGGATGCCAGAACCTCGGATCTTCGTGGAAAGAACTTTGGCTTTAATCAAACCTGATGCCATTCACAAAACCGACGAAATTGAGGACATTATTCTTCAATCTGGATTTACAATTCTGCAG AAAAGGCGACTTCAACTGAGTCCAGAGCAATGCAGTGATTTCTACGCTGAGCATTATGGGAAACTGTATTTTCCCCATCTGACTGCCTTCATGAGCTCCGGACCGGTTGTTGCTCTAGCACTGGCCCGACATCAGGCTATTGCCACCTGGAAAGCCATAATGGGACCAGTCAGCAGCATAAAGGCTAGAGAGACGCATCCTGACTG CCTGAGAGCGAGACTGGGTACGTGCGACCTGCGCAATGCTGTGCACGGCAGTGAATCCTTCTCTGCTGCTGAGAAGGAGATCAGGTTCATGTTTCCCAACT CTGTGATTGAACCCATTCCTATGGGAGATGCTGCCAAAGATTACCTGAGCCGGTATGTCAGCCCAACACTTCTCACTGGACTGACGGAGTTGTGCAAGAAAAAGCCACTGGATCCCTTT ACGTGGCTTGCTGATTGGCTGATGAATAATAACCCTAATAAGCCCAAAATATCAGATGGAACAGTAGTAAAGGATGCAGCCTGA
- the hnrnpaba gene encoding heterogeneous nuclear ribonucleoprotein A/Ba isoform X2, which translates to MSDAEQQYMETSENGHEGEDDLNGAGQYEEGNGNAQAGAQGDAGADETAGDEDENGASDGGQIDASKGEEDAGKMFVGGLSWDTSKKDLKDYFSKFGEVTDCTIKMDPNTGRSRGFGFILFKESASVDKVLAQKEHRLDGRQIDPKKAMAMKKEPVKKIFVGGLNPETTEERIREYFGAFGEIETIELPMDPKTNKRRGFVFITFKEEDAVKKVLEKKYHNVSGTKDTNGKEGLCEIKIAQPKEVYQQQQYGGRFGGRGRGRGGQGQNWNQGYNNYWNQGYGNQGYGYGGQQGYGGYGGYGNYDYSGGYYGYGGGYDYSRKATEQEPSVWSQ; encoded by the exons ATGTCAGACGCCGAGCAGCAGTATATGGAAACCTCCGAAAACGGCCATGAGGGTGAGGACGATCTGAACGGAGCCGGGCAGTACGAGGAGGGCAACGGGAACGCACAGGCCGGGGCGCAGGGAGACGCCGGTGCGGACGAAACGGCCGGGGATGAGGACGAAAATGGTGCATCGGACGGCGGGCAAATTGACGCGAGCAAAGGAGAGGAAGATGCGGG GAAAATGTTTGTTGGGGGGCTCAGCTGGGACACTAGTAAAAAGGATCTCAAAGACTACTTCTCTAAATTTGGAGAGGTGACAGACTGCACCATTAAAATGGACCCCAACACTGGACGATCAAGGGGATTTGGATTTATTCTTTTTAAAGAGTCAGCTAGTGTAGATAAG GTTTTAGCACAAAAAGAGCACAGACTGGATGGACGGCAGATTGACCCTAAGAAAGCAATGGCGATGAAGAAAGAACCGGTTAAGAAGATCTTTGTTGGTGGACTGAACCCTGAAACTACAGAAGAGAGGATCCGCGAGTATTTTGGTGCTTTTGGCGAG ATTGAGACTATCGAACTTCCAATGGATCCAAAGACAAATAAGAGAAGAGGGTTTGTCTTCATAACCTTCAAGGAAGAAGATGCTGTCAAGAAAGTTCTGGAAAAGAAATATCACAACGTCAGTGGAACCAAGGACACAAATGGCAAAGAAGGCCTT TGTGAGATTAAGATTGCTCAGCCTAAGGAAGTGTACCAGCAGCAGCAGTACGGAGGTCGCTTTGGGGGAAGAGGAAGGGGGCGTGGAG GCCAGGGTCAGAACTGGAATCAGGGCTACAACAACTACTGGAATCAAGGCTACGGTAACCAGGGTTACGGCTATGGCGGACAGCAAGGTTACGGCGGATACGGAGGCTACGGCAACTATGATTACTCCGGAGGCTACTACGGCTACGGCGGCGGATATGACTACA gtCGTAAAGCTACCGAGCAGGAACCATCCGTCTGGTCACAGTGA
- the clk4a gene encoding dual specificity protein kinase CLK4, giving the protein MRQSQRMRSPWLREMSMEERMENRKRQRRDSHSSERENKYRKKHHVHHHHKSSEGHYLETRCSNEKLDTKERQAVLRDHEDDSRAACKDKERDRSRCRERDRDWHHYSKSSGNSRRSSRHRHRHRRSHHNSDSRSHRRKRSRSIEDDEEGHLIYHSGDMLRARYEIVCTLGEGAFGKVVECIDHTKGGARIALKIIKNIDRYRDAALSEVEVLEQMNSLDCDRRYACVRMYDWFDHHGHVCIAFELLGLSTYDFLKENSFQPFSINQIRHMAYQIIRAVRFLHKNKLTHTDLKPENILFVNSEYDIKYNSKMRRDERTLKNPDVKVVDFGNATYEHEHHTSVVSTRHYRAPEVILDLGWSHSCDVWSVGCILIEYYLGSTLFQTHDSKEHLAMMERVLGPIPTHMLQKTRKSRYVRHDKLDWDVRSSSGRYVRKQCKPLRQYLVSSSSEHEQLFDLIERMLEYDVTKRITLDEAIKHPFFDCIKKIKK; this is encoded by the exons atGAGACAGTCGCAGAGAATGCGCTCTCCCTGGTTGAGAGAGATGAGTATGGAGGAAAGAATGGAGAACAGAAAAAGACAAAGACGAGACTCGCACAGCAGCGAGAGAGAGaacaaatacagaaaaaaacaccATGTTCATCATCACCACAAGAGCAGCGAAGG GCATTACCTTGAGACAAGGTGCTCAAACGAAAAACTGGACACTAAAGAAAGACAAGCTGTTCTCCGAGACCATGAGGACGACAGCCGTGCCGCCTGTAAAGACAAGGAGAGAGACAGATCCAGATGCCGTGAGAGAGACCGAGACTGGCACCATTACAGCAAATCCTCTGGGAACAGCAGGCGGAGCAGCCGGCACAGGCACCGGCACCGTCGCTCGCACCATAACTCTGACTCG AGGAGCCATCGCAGGAAAAGATCCAGGAGTATTGAGGATGATGAGGAGGGGCACCTGATCTATCACAGTGGAGACATGCTGAGAGCAAGAT ATGAGATTGTGTGCACACTTGGAGAGGGAGCTTTTGGCAAAGTGGTGGAGTGCATTGATCATACAAA GGGAGGAGCTCGCATCGCGCTGAAGATCATTAAAAACATTGATCGCTATCGTGATGCAGCTCTGTCTGAGGTTGAAGTGCTGGAGCAAATGAACTCACTTGACTGTGACAGACGATA TGCTTGTGTGCGGATGTATGACTGGTTTGATCACCACGGGCACGTCTGCATTGCCTTTGAGCTGTTGGGCTTGAGCACGTATGATTTTCTGAAGGAAAATAGCTTTCAGCCCTTCTCTATCAACCAGATCAGGCACATGGCCTATCAGATCATCAGAGCAGTCAGAT TTCTTCATAAGAATAAGCTGACACACACGGACCTGAAACCAGAGAACATCCTCTTTGTTAATTCAGAGTATGACATCAAGTACAACTCAAAAATG AGGAGGGATGAGAGAACTCTGAAGAATCCTGATGTGAAAGTAGTTGATTTTGGGAATGCAACATACGAACACGAGCATCATACATCTGTGGTGTCCACACGACATTACCGAGCTCCAGAGGTTATTTTGG ATCTGGGCTGGAGTCATTCCTGTGATGTCTGGAGTGTGGGATGCATTCTTATTGAGTATTATCTGGGATCGACTCTGTTTCAG ACACACGACAGTAAAGAGCATCTGGCCATGATGGAGCGGGTGCTGGGCCCAATACCTACCCACATGCTGCAAAAAACAAG GAAGAGCAGGTATGTTCGTCATGATAAACTGGACTGGGACGTTCGCAGCTCCTCGGGACGCTATGTCAGGAAGCAGTGCAAGCCCCTGAGA CAATACTTGGTCTCCAGTAGCTCTGAACACGAGCAGCTATTTGATCTCATAGAGAGGATGCTTGAATATGATGTCACAAAGAGGATTACCCTGGACGAAGCCATCAAACACCCTTTTTTTGACTGTATCAAGAAGATCAAGAAATAA
- the rack1 gene encoding small ribosomal subunit protein RACK1, producing MTEQMTVRGTLKGHSGWVTQIATTPQFPDMILSASRDKSVIMWKLTRDETNYGIPQRALKGHSHFVSDVVISSDGQFALSGSWDGTLRLWDLTTGTTTRRFVGHTKDVLSVAFSADNRQIVSGSRDKTIKLWNTLGVCKYTIQDDSHTEWVSCVRFSPNSSNPIIVSCGWDKMVKVWNLANCKLKTNHIGHTGYLNTVTVSPDGSLCASGGKDGQAMLWDLNEGKHLYTLDGGDPINALCFSPNRYWLCAATGPSIKIWDLEGKIIVDELRQDIITTNSKAEPPQCTSLAWSADGQTLFAGYTDNLIRVWQVTIGTR from the exons ATGACCGAGCAGATGACGGTAAGGGGTACCCTTAAGGGTCACAGTGGATGGGTAACCCAAATCGCCACCACACCCCAGTTTCCCGACATGATTCTGTCCGCGTCCCGGG ACAAGTCCGTCATAATGTGGAAGCTGACCCGCGATGAGACCAACTATGGCATCCCCCAGCGTGCTCTGAAGGGCCATTCCCACTTCGTGAGTGATGTTGTCATCTCATCTGATGGTCAGTTCGCCCTGTCTGGCTCCTGGGACGGCACCCTGCGCCTGTGGGATCTGACAAC TGGCACTACAACCCGCCGATTTGTTGGACACACCAAGGATGTTCTGAGCGTGGCCTTCTCTGCTGACAACCGTCAGATCGTGTCTGGATCCAGAGACAAGACCATCAAGCTGTGGAACACCCTGGGAGTCTGCAAGTACACTATCCAG GATGACAGCCACACTGAGTGGGTGTCATGTGTGCGTTTCTCTCCCAATAGCAGCAACCCCATCATTGTGTCCTGCGGGTGGGACAAAATGGTCAAG GTATGGAATCTTGCTAATTGCAAGCTAAAGACCAACCACATTGGCCACACTGGATACCTGAACACAGTGACCGTGTCTCCTGACGGTTCTTTGTGTGCCTCCGGTGGAAAG GATGGGCAGGCCATGCTATGGGACCTGAATGAGGGCAAGCACCTTTACACCCTGGATGGTGGGGACCCCATCAATGCTCTTTGCTTCAGTCCCAACCGCTATTGGCTGTGTGCTGCCACTGGACCCAGCATCAAGATCTGG GATCTGGAGGGCAAGATCATTGTTGATGAGCTGAGGCAGGACATCATCACCACCAACAGCAAGGCTGAGCCGCCGCAGTGCACTTCTCTGGCCTGGTCTGCTGATGGACAG ACTCTTTTTGCTGGCTACACTGACAACCTCATCAGAGTGTGGCAGGTGACCATTGGAACCAGATAG
- the hnrnpaba gene encoding heterogeneous nuclear ribonucleoprotein A/Ba isoform X1: MSDAEQQYMETSENGHEGEDDLNGAGQYEEGNGNAQAGAQGDAGADETAGDEDENGASDGGQIDASKGEEDAGKMFVGGLSWDTSKKDLKDYFSKFGEVTDCTIKMDPNTGRSRGFGFILFKESASVDKVLAQKEHRLDGRQIDPKKAMAMKKEPVKKIFVGGLNPETTEERIREYFGAFGEIETIELPMDPKTNKRRGFVFITFKEEDAVKKVLEKKYHNVSGTKDTNGKEGLCEIKIAQPKEVYQQQQYGGRFGGRGRGRGGQGQNWNQGYNNYWNQGYGNQGYGYGGQQGYGGYGGYGNYDYSGGYYGYGGGYDYNQGNTSYGKTPRRGAHQSSYKPY, from the exons ATGTCAGACGCCGAGCAGCAGTATATGGAAACCTCCGAAAACGGCCATGAGGGTGAGGACGATCTGAACGGAGCCGGGCAGTACGAGGAGGGCAACGGGAACGCACAGGCCGGGGCGCAGGGAGACGCCGGTGCGGACGAAACGGCCGGGGATGAGGACGAAAATGGTGCATCGGACGGCGGGCAAATTGACGCGAGCAAAGGAGAGGAAGATGCGGG GAAAATGTTTGTTGGGGGGCTCAGCTGGGACACTAGTAAAAAGGATCTCAAAGACTACTTCTCTAAATTTGGAGAGGTGACAGACTGCACCATTAAAATGGACCCCAACACTGGACGATCAAGGGGATTTGGATTTATTCTTTTTAAAGAGTCAGCTAGTGTAGATAAG GTTTTAGCACAAAAAGAGCACAGACTGGATGGACGGCAGATTGACCCTAAGAAAGCAATGGCGATGAAGAAAGAACCGGTTAAGAAGATCTTTGTTGGTGGACTGAACCCTGAAACTACAGAAGAGAGGATCCGCGAGTATTTTGGTGCTTTTGGCGAG ATTGAGACTATCGAACTTCCAATGGATCCAAAGACAAATAAGAGAAGAGGGTTTGTCTTCATAACCTTCAAGGAAGAAGATGCTGTCAAGAAAGTTCTGGAAAAGAAATATCACAACGTCAGTGGAACCAAGGACACAAATGGCAAAGAAGGCCTT TGTGAGATTAAGATTGCTCAGCCTAAGGAAGTGTACCAGCAGCAGCAGTACGGAGGTCGCTTTGGGGGAAGAGGAAGGGGGCGTGGAG GCCAGGGTCAGAACTGGAATCAGGGCTACAACAACTACTGGAATCAAGGCTACGGTAACCAGGGTTACGGCTATGGCGGACAGCAAGGTTACGGCGGATACGGAGGCTACGGCAACTATGATTACTCCGGAGGCTACTACGGCTACGGCGGCGGATATGACTACA ACCAGGGCAATACAAGCTATGGAAAAACTCCAAGACGTGGGGCTCACCAGAGTAGCTACAAGCCATACTGA